In one window of Myxococcota bacterium DNA:
- a CDS encoding MtrB/PioB family decaheme-associated outer membrane protein produces MRRLQPWLLALGWLALWAAPARADVDLGPTTLSGWLEMGGRGVLGDDHSAKFLEYRDPHEGVFGAADFTLQDLDDLHYLHFGGFDMGEKDADYFLEGGRFGHWGISGAYSLLPHNYSNQALSPYLGVDSGKLFLPGAPPADTAGFESLVTSSAVDAKLGFDANEANVGAFYKPNQDTELRAGYRALDRDGRRPDQITFGFSNFVHFPEPVDEHTREGSAELLFARDSYSLGASYTLSYFDNHFRSFQVENPAPFAGGSSLGAIAAAPDNLSHMISLSGSTVLPTPFVSRLAGTIAYGFRRQDESFVALTVNPLSTPAPLPASNLGGDVRPLLANFVFTARPARAFDVTARYRIYDYDNKSNEILFTQTSTTDAGLTAETRRSFAPSFITQNAGVQGAYRITSAAKATLAFNWEHWDRGPEREVRHLDEFSPEARLDYRAGSWARFQTSYVYRTRTGSSYDELAPFDAIEPGVPHSPLTPPIRKFDEADNHSHNLQLLSQFFLRENVDLTLTGDMHLTDWTQGDFGLLSDDRWDVGFELSYHPHPRVEISAYYSYDWIAMLMRSAASGGTAVWRSQEQDTAHTGGIDLTLQLVPERVLFSAGFFIQAGNGRNQTNGTPPDAVDFPEIADTLWAANTSLRYRYDEHLSLIARYRYESYDQHDWQFDGLGVTRLTSNVEGQPLLGTNNDVFLNDGLENYGAHLFSLSVVYHF; encoded by the coding sequence ATGCGCCGACTCCAGCCATGGCTGCTCGCGCTCGGTTGGCTGGCGCTCTGGGCCGCGCCGGCGCGCGCCGACGTGGACTTGGGCCCCACGACTCTCTCGGGCTGGCTCGAGATGGGCGGGCGCGGAGTCCTCGGCGACGACCACTCGGCGAAGTTCCTCGAATACCGCGACCCGCACGAGGGAGTGTTCGGCGCGGCCGACTTCACGCTGCAGGATCTCGACGACCTGCACTATCTCCACTTCGGCGGCTTCGACATGGGCGAGAAGGACGCCGACTACTTCCTCGAGGGCGGGCGCTTTGGTCACTGGGGCATCTCGGGGGCGTACTCACTCCTGCCGCACAACTACAGCAACCAGGCGCTGTCGCCCTATCTCGGCGTCGACAGCGGCAAGCTGTTCCTGCCCGGCGCTCCGCCCGCCGACACCGCGGGCTTCGAGTCGCTGGTCACGAGCTCGGCCGTGGACGCGAAGCTCGGCTTCGACGCCAACGAGGCCAACGTCGGCGCGTTCTACAAGCCCAACCAGGACACCGAGCTGCGCGCCGGCTACCGCGCGCTCGACCGCGACGGGCGGCGGCCCGATCAGATCACCTTCGGCTTCAGCAACTTCGTGCACTTTCCCGAGCCGGTCGACGAGCACACGCGCGAGGGCTCGGCCGAGCTCTTGTTCGCGCGTGACTCGTACAGCCTGGGCGCGAGCTACACGCTCAGCTACTTCGACAATCACTTCCGCTCGTTCCAGGTCGAGAACCCGGCGCCGTTCGCGGGCGGCTCGTCGCTGGGCGCGATCGCAGCGGCGCCGGACAACCTGTCGCACATGATCTCGCTGAGCGGCTCGACCGTGCTGCCGACCCCGTTCGTGTCACGTCTCGCGGGCACGATCGCCTACGGCTTCCGGCGCCAGGACGAGAGCTTCGTGGCGCTCACGGTGAATCCGCTGTCGACTCCCGCGCCGCTGCCCGCGAGCAACCTGGGCGGCGACGTCCGCCCGCTGCTCGCCAACTTCGTGTTCACCGCGCGGCCGGCGCGCGCGTTCGACGTGACCGCGCGCTACCGCATCTACGACTACGACAACAAGAGCAACGAGATCCTGTTCACGCAGACCTCGACCACCGACGCGGGACTCACCGCCGAGACCCGCCGCTCCTTCGCGCCGAGCTTCATCACGCAGAACGCCGGCGTGCAAGGCGCCTACCGGATCACCAGCGCGGCCAAGGCCACGCTCGCCTTCAACTGGGAGCACTGGGACCGCGGGCCCGAGCGCGAGGTGCGGCACCTGGACGAGTTCAGCCCCGAGGCGCGGCTCGACTACCGCGCCGGGAGCTGGGCGCGCTTCCAGACGTCGTACGTCTATCGCACGCGCACCGGCAGCAGCTACGACGAGCTGGCCCCGTTCGACGCGATCGAGCCGGGCGTGCCGCACTCGCCACTCACTCCGCCGATCCGCAAGTTCGACGAGGCCGACAACCACAGTCACAACCTGCAGCTCCTGTCGCAGTTCTTCCTGCGCGAGAACGTGGACCTCACGCTCACCGGCGACATGCACCTGACGGACTGGACCCAGGGTGACTTCGGCCTGCTCTCCGACGACCGCTGGGACGTGGGTTTCGAGCTCAGCTACCACCCGCATCCGCGCGTCGAGATCTCGGCCTACTACAGCTACGACTGGATCGCGATGCTGATGCGCAGCGCGGCGTCGGGCGGCACGGCCGTGTGGCGCAGCCAGGAGCAGGACACCGCGCATACCGGCGGCATCGACCTGACACTCCAGCTCGTGCCCGAGCGCGTGCTGTTCAGCGCCGGATTCTTCATCCAGGCCGGCAACGGCCGCAACCAGACCAATGGCACGCCGCCCGACGCGGTCGACTTCCCCGAGATCGCCGACACGCTGTGGGCGGCGAACACGAGCCTCCGCTATCGCTACGACGAGCACCTGAGCCTGATCGCGCGCTACCGCTACGAGAGCTACGACCAGCACGACTGGCAGTTCGACGGGCTCGGAGTGACTCGCCTGACGAGCAACGTGGAGGGACAGCCCCTGCTCGGCACGAACAACGACGTGTTCCTGAACGACGGGCTCGAGAACTACGGCGCCCACCTGTTCAGTCTGAGTGTGGTCTACCACTTCTAA
- a CDS encoding DmsE family decaheme c-type cytochrome, whose product MSRGLGLLFGALLAAVSACRTQTPEAKPAEPEAAASGYVGDEACLACHESMKPGFSAKYGHTAHAHVLSAKNAQGALAAHGCEACHGPGEAHVSQGGGRGVGGFVPFGDDSPEATQRINTACMACHHGGDRTYWAGSAHQAADVACTKCHTLMESVSQTRLLAGPTEVETCARCHPAQYSRAFRNAHMPLRPGSFEVSTAAEGKMRCSSCHQPHGTVNPNLIRHVTVNDECLSCHGDKRGPFLWEHSPVVEDCLNCHDPHGSTRHAMLKMNVPRLCQTCHVSTGHATSPRNPNDRFAVATSCLQCHTQVHGSNHPSGFALTR is encoded by the coding sequence TTGAGCCGCGGCCTGGGGCTGCTCTTCGGCGCGCTGCTCGCCGCAGTGAGCGCGTGCCGGACGCAGACCCCCGAGGCGAAGCCGGCCGAGCCGGAGGCCGCGGCCTCGGGCTACGTGGGCGACGAGGCCTGTCTGGCGTGTCACGAGTCCATGAAGCCCGGCTTCAGCGCGAAGTACGGACACACCGCGCACGCGCACGTGCTGAGCGCGAAGAACGCGCAGGGGGCCCTGGCCGCGCACGGCTGCGAGGCCTGTCACGGCCCCGGCGAGGCGCACGTGAGCCAGGGCGGCGGGCGTGGCGTCGGCGGCTTCGTGCCCTTCGGCGACGACTCACCCGAGGCCACCCAGCGCATCAACACGGCCTGCATGGCCTGTCACCACGGGGGTGACCGGACCTACTGGGCGGGCAGCGCGCACCAGGCCGCCGACGTGGCGTGCACGAAGTGCCACACGCTGATGGAGAGTGTCTCGCAGACGCGCCTGCTCGCCGGGCCGACCGAGGTCGAGACGTGCGCGCGCTGTCATCCCGCCCAGTACTCGCGCGCGTTCCGCAATGCGCACATGCCGCTGCGCCCGGGCTCGTTCGAGGTGAGCACCGCCGCGGAAGGCAAGATGCGCTGCAGCTCCTGTCACCAGCCGCACGGCACCGTGAACCCGAACCTGATCCGCCACGTCACCGTCAACGACGAATGTCTCTCCTGCCACGGCGACAAGCGCGGCCCGTTCCTGTGGGAGCACTCGCCGGTGGTCGAGGACTGCCTGAACTGTCACGACCCCCACGGCAGCACGCGGCACGCGATGCTGAAGATGAACGTGCCGCGGCTCTGCCAGACCTGTCACGTGTCGACCGGCCACGCGACCAGTCCGCGCAACCCCAACGACCGCTTCGCCGTGGCCACGTCGTGCCTGCAGTGTCACACCCAGGTGCACGGCTCGAACCACCCGTCGGGCTTCGCGCTCACCCGCTGA
- a CDS encoding DASS family sodium-coupled anion symporter, translating to MKPWRVAVPLALGLALWLVPAPEGLDPRAWHAFAVFAAAILAILLEAFPILVVAILALAIAVLSGALTAEDAYQGFSRSVILLIMVAFLVARTVVTSGLGARIGHLVVARFGGSTLGLGYSVFLTDALIAPGFPSNTARSGVIYPLALSLALHGDSRPDDGSAGRMGKYLMLCGITSLAVSSGLWLTAMAANPVGAEFAREHGVEIGFASWLATAIVPSLVALAAMPWVVYRLARPEIERTPDAPQRAREALARLGPLSRDERTVALIFVLMVLAWATSSVLGLDNTAVAFLGLGLLMATGVYTADHLKSEGEALGTFIWFAALFALASALDRYGFTTFAGHQLAAALAGLPWPAVYALLVALYVVLHYLFVSQTAHLMALLPVFLEVGVDRGVPAALLAFGLLFASNYFSGLTPQASSANVLFAASGYVTQRELYRVGAVSTAVLLAIFLIAGTPWILLLWGAAR from the coding sequence TTGAAGCCGTGGCGAGTCGCCGTGCCGCTCGCACTCGGCCTGGCGCTCTGGCTCGTGCCGGCGCCCGAGGGGTTGGATCCGCGCGCCTGGCACGCGTTCGCCGTGTTCGCAGCCGCCATCCTGGCCATCCTGCTCGAGGCCTTCCCGATCCTGGTGGTCGCGATCCTGGCGCTGGCCATTGCGGTGCTGTCCGGCGCTCTGACCGCCGAGGACGCCTATCAGGGTTTCTCGCGCAGCGTGATCCTGCTGATCATGGTGGCGTTCCTGGTGGCGCGCACGGTGGTGACTTCGGGCCTGGGCGCGCGCATCGGCCACCTGGTCGTGGCGCGCTTCGGCGGCTCGACGCTCGGACTGGGCTACAGCGTGTTCCTCACCGATGCGCTGATCGCGCCGGGCTTCCCGAGCAACACCGCGCGCTCGGGCGTGATCTATCCGCTCGCGCTGTCACTCGCGCTGCACGGTGACTCGCGGCCCGACGACGGGAGCGCCGGGCGCATGGGCAAATATCTCATGTTGTGTGGCATCACGAGTCTCGCGGTCTCGTCGGGCTTGTGGCTGACTGCCATGGCGGCCAACCCGGTGGGCGCCGAGTTCGCGCGCGAGCACGGGGTCGAGATCGGCTTCGCGAGCTGGCTCGCGACGGCGATCGTGCCCTCGCTCGTGGCGCTGGCCGCGATGCCGTGGGTCGTGTACCGGCTCGCGCGGCCCGAGATCGAGCGCACACCCGATGCTCCGCAGCGCGCGCGTGAGGCGCTCGCACGGCTCGGACCGCTCTCCCGCGACGAGCGCACGGTCGCGCTGATCTTCGTGCTCATGGTGCTGGCGTGGGCGACCTCGTCTGTGCTCGGGCTCGACAATACGGCGGTCGCGTTTCTCGGGCTGGGGCTGCTCATGGCGACCGGCGTCTACACCGCCGACCACCTGAAGAGCGAGGGCGAGGCGCTGGGCACGTTCATCTGGTTCGCGGCGCTGTTCGCGCTGGCCAGCGCGCTCGATCGCTACGGCTTCACCACCTTCGCGGGCCACCAGCTCGCCGCGGCGCTCGCCGGGCTGCCCTGGCCGGCGGTGTACGCGCTGCTGGTCGCGCTCTACGTGGTGCTGCACTACCTGTTCGTGAGTCAGACCGCGCACCTGATGGCGCTGCTCCCGGTGTTCCTGGAGGTCGGCGTCGACCGGGGCGTGCCGGCGGCGCTGCTCGCCTTCGGGCTGTTGTTCGCGAGCAACTACTTCTCGGGACTCACTCCGCAGGCGTCGAGCGCCAACGTGCTGTTCGCCGCGAGCGGCTATGTGACCCAGCGCGAGCTGTATCGCGTGGGCGCGGTGTCGACCGCGGTCCTGCTCGCGATCTTCCTGATCGCGGGCACGCCGTGGATTCTCCTGCTCTGGGGCGCGGCGCGCTGA
- a CDS encoding low affinity iron permease family protein has product MRPTKASSWFARLAKATSHATGRPASFVLACAIVLTWAATGPLFQWSDTWQLIINTGTTIATFLMVFLIQNTQNRDTESLQIKLDELIRVTEGAHNALLDLEELEEREFDEVRSTYRRLARSARENLVRGIRDTGRADLEGDGT; this is encoded by the coding sequence ATGAGACCCACCAAAGCTTCTTCCTGGTTCGCGAGGCTCGCCAAGGCGACCTCGCACGCGACCGGCCGGCCCGCGTCGTTCGTCCTCGCCTGTGCGATCGTGCTGACGTGGGCAGCCACCGGTCCACTGTTCCAGTGGAGCGACACCTGGCAGCTCATCATCAACACGGGCACCACGATCGCGACCTTCCTGATGGTATTCCTGATCCAGAACACCCAGAACCGGGACACCGAGTCTCTGCAGATCAAGCTCGACGAGCTCATTCGAGTCACCGAGGGCGCGCACAACGCGCTGCTCGACCTGGAGGAGCTCGAGGAGCGCGAGTTCGACGAGGTGCGCAGCACCTATCGCAGGCTGGCCAGGAGCGCGCGCGAGAATCTGGTGAGAGGAATCCGGGACACGGGCCGCGCCGACCTCGAGGGTGATGGGACTTGA
- a CDS encoding glutathione S-transferase: MVTLYHAPRSRSTRIIWLLEELGAPYEITYVDIQRPTGGARDPRNPHPDGRVPTLVHDGRLVTESIAIALYLTDLFPANGVGPTVADPERGEYLTWLAYYAGVMEPALIDRANRAEEAAKVDRRVTDALAKAPYLLGEKFSAADVFLASIMQFQRSFLPQVKLLDDFMARVSARPALQRAIQRDVPRV; encoded by the coding sequence ATGGTCACCCTCTATCACGCTCCGCGCTCGCGCTCGACGCGAATCATCTGGCTGCTCGAAGAGCTCGGCGCCCCTTATGAAATCACCTACGTCGACATCCAGCGCCCCACGGGAGGCGCGCGCGATCCGCGCAATCCGCACCCGGACGGACGTGTGCCCACGCTCGTGCACGACGGAAGGCTCGTGACCGAGTCGATCGCGATCGCGCTCTACCTCACGGACCTGTTCCCGGCGAACGGCGTCGGGCCCACCGTGGCCGACCCCGAGCGCGGGGAGTATCTGACCTGGCTCGCGTACTACGCCGGGGTCATGGAGCCGGCGCTGATCGACCGCGCCAACCGCGCCGAGGAGGCGGCGAAGGTGGACCGGCGGGTGACCGACGCGCTGGCCAAGGCTCCCTATCTATTAGGTGAGAAGTTCTCGGCGGCCGACGTCTTTCTCGCCAGCATCATGCAGTTCCAGCGCAGCTTCCTGCCCCAAGTGAAGCTCCTGGACGACTTCATGGCGCGAGTCAGCGCGCGGCCGGCGCTGCAGCGCGCGATCCAGCGCGACGTCCCGCGTGTATGA
- a CDS encoding dienelactone hydrolase family protein, producing MSTETITTVQTADGPMDLYESLPDGKPVGAVIVIQEAFGVNDHIQDVTRRFAAAGYRAVAPTLFHRAGGGTAGYTDFAKVMPLFKGLNDDAIGMDVDAALAHLRAAGFRDAQIGIVGFCFGGRVTFLVATRRKLGAAVGFYGGGIAVARRPGFPVLIGEVAKLATPWLGLFGDKDQGIPVEDVELLRETLKREAGVPNAIVRYPDAEHGFHCDVRASYHEASAKDAWARTLDWLRSHLSA from the coding sequence GTGAGCACCGAGACGATCACCACCGTACAGACCGCAGACGGGCCGATGGACCTCTACGAATCGCTGCCCGACGGCAAGCCGGTCGGGGCGGTGATCGTGATCCAGGAAGCGTTCGGCGTGAACGACCACATCCAGGACGTGACTCGCCGCTTCGCCGCCGCGGGCTACCGCGCCGTGGCGCCGACCCTCTTCCACCGCGCGGGCGGCGGCACGGCGGGCTACACGGACTTCGCCAAGGTCATGCCGCTGTTCAAGGGCCTGAACGACGACGCGATCGGAATGGACGTGGACGCGGCGCTCGCGCACCTGCGCGCCGCCGGCTTCCGCGACGCGCAGATCGGCATCGTGGGCTTCTGCTTCGGCGGGCGAGTCACCTTCCTGGTCGCGACCCGGCGCAAGCTCGGCGCGGCGGTCGGCTTCTACGGCGGCGGCATCGCGGTCGCGCGCCGGCCCGGCTTCCCGGTGCTGATCGGCGAGGTGGCCAAGCTCGCCACGCCCTGGCTCGGCCTGTTCGGCGACAAGGACCAGGGCATCCCCGTGGAAGACGTCGAGTTACTGCGCGAGACACTGAAGCGCGAAGCCGGGGTTCCGAACGCGATCGTGCGCTACCCCGACGCCGAGCACGGCTTCCACTGCGACGTGCGCGCGTCGTACCACGAAGCCTCGGCCAAGGACGCCTGGGCGCGGACCCTCGACTGGCTTCGGAGCCACCTCTCGGCCTGA
- a CDS encoding MBOAT family protein: MLFHSVRFFYLFAAAFALYWALRSQRARMLVLLFASIYFYARWNPWLVGLVLGTALFDYWIAIRIEDTEDPRRRRLLLSASLCVTLGLLAFFKYTNFLVSLAWPLARTLGAAGAAPFFHIVLPLGISFYTFETVSYVVDVYRRRLPAERKLLDYSLFLLFFPHLIAGPIVRPADFLPQLRVLQRFDWTRMELGLRFFVLGFIKKAVIADQVALLVDPVYAAPGDYSTGALWAATIAYAIQIYCDFSGYSDMAIGCAHAFGLRLPQNFDLPYFSLNIAEFWRRWHISLSSWLRDYLYIPLGGNRGSSAATYRNLLVTMLLGGLWHGAAWTFVLWGAYHGALLALHRALPWPRWLDQPLFAPLRAGVTFVAVCLGWVLFRAHSLADAGTIYARLLAPAAGISLTPAVAGTFALLSGVVLVAHVVGRFADVDALARRLPVPLAAAAFAAALIAAQLFMPDEGGAFIYFQF; the protein is encoded by the coding sequence GTGCTCTTCCACAGCGTGCGCTTCTTCTACCTGTTTGCCGCGGCGTTCGCGCTGTACTGGGCGCTGCGCAGCCAGCGCGCGCGCATGCTGGTGCTGCTGTTCGCCAGCATCTACTTCTACGCGCGCTGGAATCCGTGGCTCGTGGGACTGGTGCTGGGCACGGCGCTGTTCGACTACTGGATCGCGATTCGGATCGAAGACACCGAAGACCCGCGCCGGCGCCGCCTGCTCCTCTCGGCGAGCCTGTGCGTCACGCTCGGCCTGCTGGCTTTCTTCAAGTACACGAACTTCCTCGTGTCACTCGCCTGGCCGCTGGCTCGCACGCTGGGCGCGGCCGGCGCGGCGCCGTTCTTCCACATCGTGCTCCCGCTCGGTATCTCGTTCTACACGTTCGAGACGGTGAGCTACGTGGTCGACGTGTACCGGCGGCGGCTGCCTGCCGAGCGCAAGCTCTTGGACTACTCGCTCTTCCTCTTGTTCTTCCCGCACCTGATCGCGGGGCCGATCGTGCGGCCCGCCGACTTCCTGCCGCAGCTGCGGGTCTTGCAGCGCTTCGACTGGACCCGCATGGAGCTCGGGCTGCGGTTCTTCGTGCTGGGCTTCATCAAGAAGGCGGTGATCGCCGACCAGGTCGCTCTGCTGGTCGACCCGGTGTACGCCGCGCCGGGTGACTACTCGACGGGCGCACTGTGGGCCGCCACCATCGCGTACGCGATCCAGATCTACTGTGACTTCTCGGGCTACTCCGACATGGCGATCGGCTGCGCGCACGCGTTCGGGCTGCGCCTGCCGCAGAACTTCGACCTGCCGTACTTCTCGCTGAACATCGCCGAGTTCTGGCGCCGCTGGCACATCTCGCTCTCGAGCTGGCTGCGCGACTATCTGTACATCCCCCTGGGCGGGAACCGCGGCTCGTCCGCGGCGACCTACCGCAATCTGCTCGTGACCATGCTGCTGGGCGGGCTCTGGCACGGCGCCGCCTGGACCTTCGTGTTGTGGGGCGCGTATCACGGGGCGCTCCTGGCGCTGCACCGCGCGCTGCCCTGGCCGCGCTGGCTCGACCAGCCGCTGTTCGCGCCGCTGCGCGCGGGAGTCACCTTCGTGGCGGTGTGCCTGGGCTGGGTGCTGTTCCGGGCGCACAGCCTGGCCGACGCCGGCACGATCTACGCGCGGCTGCTCGCACCGGCGGCGGGCATCTCACTCACGCCCGCCGTCGCCGGCACGTTCGCGCTCTTGTCCGGGGTGGTGCTCGTGGCGCACGTGGTCGGCCGCTTCGCCGACGTGGATGCGCTCGCGCGCCGGCTGCCCGTGCCGCTGGCGGCCGCGGCGTTCGCGGCGGCGCTGATTGCCGCGCAGCTCTTCATGCCCGACGAAGGCGGTGCCTTCATCTACTTCCAGTTCTGA
- a CDS encoding MBL fold metallo-hydrolase: MDVQRWQVGDCTLTAVVENETPHIPPGLFFVGVSDEDVARHAAWLVPDFADAQGRVTLRVQAFVIESRGRRVLVDPCVGNQKPRPMPFWNMQSWPFLERFAAAGFAPERIDTVVHTHLHADHCGWDTRLTDGTWVPTFPNARHLYTQAELDWIRKESNPGIDGVYEDSIAPILAAGLADVVPPDLDLGGGLRLEPTPGHTPGHVSLWVESRGETALVSGDFLHHPVQCAELAWAETGDEDPDQARATRRRMLGRAADTRALFLGTHFATRPAGRVERRGDAFRFLPL, encoded by the coding sequence ATGGACGTCCAACGCTGGCAGGTCGGCGACTGCACGCTGACCGCCGTGGTGGAGAACGAGACTCCGCACATTCCCCCCGGCCTGTTCTTCGTGGGTGTTTCGGACGAGGACGTGGCGCGGCACGCGGCGTGGCTCGTGCCCGACTTCGCCGACGCGCAGGGGCGAGTCACTCTGCGCGTGCAGGCGTTCGTGATCGAGTCGCGCGGGCGGCGCGTGCTGGTCGATCCCTGCGTCGGCAACCAGAAGCCGCGGCCGATGCCGTTCTGGAACATGCAGAGCTGGCCGTTCCTCGAGCGCTTCGCGGCCGCCGGCTTCGCACCGGAGCGCATCGACACGGTGGTCCACACGCACCTGCACGCCGACCACTGCGGCTGGGACACGCGGCTCACCGACGGCACGTGGGTGCCCACGTTCCCGAACGCGCGGCACCTCTACACGCAGGCCGAGCTCGACTGGATCCGCAAGGAGAGCAACCCGGGCATCGACGGCGTGTACGAGGACTCGATCGCGCCGATCCTGGCTGCGGGGCTGGCCGACGTGGTGCCGCCCGACCTCGACCTGGGCGGCGGGCTGCGGCTCGAGCCCACGCCGGGTCACACGCCCGGCCACGTGTCGCTCTGGGTCGAGTCACGCGGCGAGACCGCCCTCGTCTCCGGTGACTTCCTGCACCATCCGGTGCAGTGCGCGGAGCTCGCCTGGGCCGAGACCGGCGACGAGGACCCCGATCAGGCGCGCGCCACCCGGCGCCGGATGCTGGGCCGGGCCGCCGACACGCGCGCGCTGTTCCTCGGGACTCACTTCGCGACCCGTCCCGCAGGCCGGGTCGAGCGTCGGGGCGACGCCTTCCGCTTCCTTCCCCTCTGA
- a CDS encoding DUF3300 domain-containing protein has translation MRRRRAVTLAWFTAIVLGCSQTGAQESPPAPPQTPPPPPPAQSAPAQPAADQASQQKLSASEIEQLVAPIALYPDDLIASVLMASTYPLEVVEAARWIKDPANAKLKGDALDKALAKQDWDDSVKALAPFASVLENMDKNLDWTQKLGDAVLEQQKDVMDAIQRLRGKAQAAGNLKTDDKQTVKTETNPTTNTQTIIIQPTNPQTVYVPTYQPTVVYGGWPYPAYPPYYWAPPPGAAFAAGMFWGAAITASVGYWGHAGCGWEGGDININNSTNISRGDNTNIDRGDRGDRGDRGDRGDRGDRGDRGDRGGRNDKAGNRGGGGNQKWSHDPSHRKGVNYKDNATRDKFGKGQARDAQARQDFRGRSQNGGAGNRANSGLGTGGNRQGVGDRGGQGMGTGGNRQGAGDRGNKGMGSAGDRGGASASNRSSGAFDRGGGGSAARASSSRGNSSFGGSRGGGGGSRGGGGGRGGGGGGRGGGGRRR, from the coding sequence ATGAGGCGTCGCCGGGCGGTCACTCTCGCGTGGTTCACCGCGATAGTGTTGGGGTGCTCGCAGACCGGCGCGCAGGAGTCACCGCCGGCTCCGCCACAGACGCCGCCGCCCCCGCCGCCCGCGCAGAGTGCGCCCGCGCAGCCCGCCGCCGATCAGGCGAGCCAGCAGAAGCTCAGCGCGAGTGAGATCGAGCAGCTCGTTGCGCCGATCGCGCTCTATCCCGACGACCTGATCGCGAGCGTGCTCATGGCATCGACCTATCCGCTCGAGGTGGTCGAGGCGGCGCGCTGGATCAAGGACCCGGCCAACGCGAAGCTGAAGGGCGATGCGCTCGACAAGGCGCTCGCGAAGCAGGACTGGGACGACAGCGTGAAGGCGCTGGCTCCATTCGCGTCGGTGCTCGAGAACATGGACAAGAACCTCGACTGGACGCAGAAGCTCGGCGACGCGGTGCTCGAGCAGCAGAAAGACGTCATGGACGCGATCCAGCGCCTGCGCGGCAAGGCCCAGGCGGCGGGCAATCTCAAGACCGACGACAAGCAGACGGTCAAGACCGAGACCAACCCGACGACGAACACGCAGACCATCATCATCCAGCCGACGAATCCCCAGACGGTGTACGTGCCGACATACCAGCCCACCGTGGTCTACGGCGGCTGGCCGTACCCGGCGTATCCGCCCTACTACTGGGCGCCGCCGCCGGGAGCCGCGTTCGCGGCCGGCATGTTCTGGGGCGCGGCGATCACTGCCAGCGTCGGCTACTGGGGTCACGCGGGCTGCGGCTGGGAAGGCGGTGACATCAACATCAACAACAGCACCAACATCAGCCGCGGCGACAACACGAACATCGATCGCGGTGACCGCGGAGATCGCGGTGACCGGGGTGACCGGGGCGACCGGGGTGACCGCGGGGACCGTGGCGACCGCGGCGGACGCAACGACAAGGCCGGCAACCGCGGCGGCGGCGGAAACCAGAAGTGGTCACACGACCCCAGTCACCGCAAGGGCGTGAACTACAAGGACAACGCCACGCGCGACAAGTTCGGCAAGGGCCAGGCGCGCGACGCGCAGGCGCGGCAGGACTTCCGCGGCCGCTCGCAGAACGGCGGCGCCGGCAACCGGGCCAACTCCGGTCTCGGCACGGGCGGCAACCGGCAGGGCGTGGGCGATCGCGGCGGCCAGGGCATGGGCACCGGAGGCAATCGCCAGGGTGCGGGCGACCGGGGCAACAAGGGCATGGGCTCGGCCGGCGACCGCGGCGGCGCCAGCGCGTCGAACCGGAGCAGCGGCGCGTTCGACCGCGGCGGCGGCGGCAGCGCGGCGCGCGCCAGCTCCTCGCGCGGCAACAGCAGCTTCGGCGGCTCACGTGGCGGCGGCGGCGGTTCCCGTGGCGGCGGCGGCGGACGGGGCGGTGGCGGTGGCGGACGCGGCGGCGGCGGCCGGCGGCGCTAG